Within Desulfovibrio litoralis DSM 11393, the genomic segment ATTTGTCTAATATTTCTTGTACGTTAGGCGAAAAACCATCTAAATAAGAAATAAAATCAGCTTTTAACTGTTGTATTTTTCCTCTACCAGCTAAATCTTTCAATCTAAAAGGTGAACTATTACAAAAAGATTGCTGTGCTACTTGGCATAAGGCATCATTTTGATTGAGCATACCTGCTTCAGTATACTTTTCTTTTGCCTTTAATACTTCTTCTTTGCTTTCTTCTAAAACAGAATCCAAACGGCGAATAACTACCATCGGCAATATAACATCACGATATTTACCACGCACATATACATCTCGCAGACAGTCATCTGCTATACTCCATATAAAACTAACAATTTGATTATGCGTTATGTTATCCATATTTGTAAATATTCCTTTGTTTATTGAACCAATATAACAATATAATCTATAATTGTATAGTTATCGCTTATGCTACTTTATACTATACAATAGGCAAATAAAAAATAAATAAAGCGAAAAATGACTTATGATAAATAATAAGTCATTTTTCGCTGTGTATTAATTAAACAAGCATTAAGTGGAAGCCTTTTAGAATACTATCCGTCAAAATGAATCACACAACAATGCTTAACGAAAAACACCCCATCTCTCCGATATTGGTAGCCTCTTCCGTCACGGATTCAAACTCAATACAGCTTATTGCAAAAATTCAGTAAAATAGAATCTTGGCAACGTGATTAACTACATAGCGTTTTTGATGAATGGACTTCCGTTATCCTATCAAGCATTTCGCCTGGGCGTACTTCTAAAGCCAAGGAAATTCGGATCAATGTCTCTATTGATGGGTACCTACGACCGCTCTCAAGCATTGAAATGTAAGGGGTTGACACATCCATTCTATCGGCAAGTTGATCTTGTGATAAGTCTGCCATTTGTCTAAATTCCCTGATTACAATACCCACGGATGAAAGTTTTTTACGATTTGTCTTCATCTTTCTTGTTTATTGACTTTTTATATTTTTTATCATAAGCATCTAAGTTAAGTTTACTTAGATGCTTAAGTTTTATGTCATTGACAAAAATAAACCTTAAAAAAAAACAGGTTATTATGAAAACTTAGTTTAATTTCGAAGACAATAGAAGAAGATTATCGAATTTATTAACAATCTTGTTATCTTCTCATTCTACAAACAACATCACAGACTTGCCATCATGTGGTAAGTTTTAGGAGAAAAATATGGAATTATTTGGTATTTTTTTAATTGTTATTATCATTGGCGGCTGGGTACTCCGTTTTTTTTCGTCCAGTATTCGTTTTTTTTCGTCCAGTATTCCTTCAACCAGCACAAGTACTATCTTGAACTTCAAGAAAAGCCTTCCAGAAGGTTTTGGCTACCCGTACACGCTTGATGGGACAGGTTATGCAGTAAACGTTAAGAATAAAAAACTCCTCATATTAGTTAACTTCACCCAGTGCATTTA encodes:
- a CDS encoding helix-turn-helix domain-containing protein encodes the protein MKTNRKKLSSVGIVIREFRQMADLSQDQLADRMDVSTPYISMLESGRRYPSIETLIRISLALEVRPGEMLDRITEVHSSKTLCS